One segment of Acropora muricata isolate sample 2 chromosome 8, ASM3666990v1, whole genome shotgun sequence DNA contains the following:
- the LOC136926966 gene encoding uncharacterized protein, translated as MEKFFRVISILALSGFVFPVAHSCCPQSSCSAPGNIIYHQTMTPLWLEAHASYIDRTRTQSAKQITFNGGSVINAALLKVPMIPAGVIKVSTPLTVEITVANDVNIGKSVDSDIRYGVSDGVNFVGFQTWDKANYGGFAPCHGMEGASGAAVSKVRYDGLNLKTGASTYPGQFVFTLKLDERWGSCFTAHNGGFVRTAGYNNRLSLSQGLTLEVYKSDRAERVGIKFIKVSITQDGA; from the exons ATGGAAAAGTTTTTTCGTGTCATATCCATCCTGGCTCTGAGTGGATTTGTCTTCCCA GTGGCCCATTCTTGCTGCCCGCAATCATCCTGTTCAGCGCCG GGAAACATAATTTACCATCAGACCATGACTCCTCTTTGGTTAGAAGCGCATGCGTCTTACATCGATAGAACTCGTACCCAAAGTGCCAAACAGATAACGTTCAATGGAGGCTCTGTGATCAACGCTGCTCTTCTGAAAGTTCCCATGATTCCTGCTGGTGTGATCAAGGTCTCCACACCACTGACCGTTGAGATCACGGTCGCAAATGACGTCAACATCGGAAAAAGCGTTGACAGCGACATCAGATATGGCGTGTCCGATGGTGTCAACTTTGTTGGGTTTCAAACTTGGGATAAGGCCAATTACGGGGGCTTTGCTCCGTGTCATGGCATGGAAGGCGCCTCTGGAGCAGCCGTGTCGAAAGTGCGATATGACGGTTTGAACCTCAAAACGGGTGCCTCTACTTACCCGGGTCAGTTTGTCTTCACTCTCAAGCTGGATGAGCGCTGGGGATCGTGCTTCACTGCGCATAACGGAGGCTTCGTGAGGACCGCTGGCTACAACAACCGACTGTCGCTCAGCCAAGGACTCACACTGGAGGTTTACAAGTCCGACAGGGCAGAGAGGGTTGGGATCAAGTTCATCAAGGTCTCCATTACCCAAGATGGTGCttag
- the LOC136926965 gene encoding uncharacterized protein yields MFQEDLDNLHRWSLRNVIDFNVRKCKIMRITKKKQPFISNYLLDNSVLEEVNEFRDLGITTDQHLCWNLHIDKVVAKANRMLGLIKRSCRDFNDRKTLRILYCALVRSNLEYCSVIWSPYTKRGIEKIEKIQNRATKFILRSDDCYADRLKELNLLSLEKRRLLADLTFLYKALHGIIDIDVEPYVDFYKESDHYSFRHNDKLTLRMRYARTNVFKYSFFNRVVKTWNSLPFSIREATSVNTFKALVRKFFMD; encoded by the coding sequence ATGTTCCAGGAGGACTTGGACAACCTGCATCGATGGAGCTTACGCAATGTTATAGATTTTAATGTAAGGAAATGTAAAATAATGAGAATCACGAAGAAGAAACAGCCTTTCATTTCAAATTATcttttggataactcagttttgGAGGAAGTTAATGAATTCCGAGATCTTGGAATAACCACTGATCAGCATCTGTGTTGGAATTTGCACATAGACAAAGTTGTGGCCAAAGCGAATAGGATGCTGGGTTTAATTAAAAGATCTTGTAGAGATTTTAATGACCGCAAGACTCTGAGAATTCTCTATTGTGCTCTTGTACGATCAAATTTGGAATACTGCTCTGTAATATGGTCTCCTTATACCAAAAGGGGCATTGAAAAGAtagagaaaattcaaaacagGGCAACTAAATTTATTCTAAGATCTGATGACTGTTATGCTGACCGCCTAAAGGAATTGAATCTGTTATCCTTGGAAAAGAGGCGATTATTAGCAGATCTTACTTTTTTATACAAAGCTCTTCACGGAATAATTGACATTGATGTTGAACCTTATGTAGATTTCTATAAGGAAAGTGATCACTATTCGTTTAGACACAATGATAAATTAACTCTTAGGATGAGATATGCAAGAACGAatgtttttaaatattcttttttcaaTAGAGTTGTGAAAACTTGGAACTCCCTTCCCTTTTCTATTCGTGAGGCAACTAGTGTAAATACTTTTAAAGCTTTAGTTAGAAAGTTTTTTATGGATTAA